A DNA window from Cobetia marina contains the following coding sequences:
- the hda gene encoding DnaA regulatory inactivator Hda encodes MAMTQGQMALGVGVRDAATFDNYHFTSTSLAEALKGQLADGGEPFVYLWGGEQSGRSHLLQAACHLAGEQGKRAFYLPLKEIGHFPPHMLEGLDEMDLVAIDDLESVIGRKRWEEALFHLYNRLRDSGRHLLVSASCAPRLLPVTLPDLASRLSWGVTFHLSGLDDAQRLEALKLRAKDHGLALPDEVARYILHRGPRSLPGLFAAMIELDNASLSAQRKLTIPFVKQTLGW; translated from the coding sequence ATGGCAATGACACAGGGACAGATGGCACTCGGCGTCGGGGTACGCGACGCCGCGACCTTCGACAACTACCACTTCACCTCCACCTCGCTGGCAGAGGCCCTCAAGGGGCAGCTTGCTGACGGCGGGGAGCCCTTCGTCTATCTATGGGGCGGTGAGCAGAGTGGGCGTAGCCATCTGTTGCAGGCGGCATGCCATCTGGCGGGAGAGCAGGGCAAGCGTGCCTTCTACCTGCCGCTCAAGGAGATTGGCCACTTCCCGCCGCACATGCTGGAGGGGTTGGACGAGATGGATCTGGTCGCCATCGACGACCTCGAGAGCGTGATCGGCCGCAAGCGCTGGGAAGAGGCGCTGTTCCACCTCTACAACCGCCTGCGTGACAGTGGCCGCCACCTGCTGGTCAGCGCCAGCTGTGCGCCGCGCCTGCTTCCCGTCACCCTGCCGGATCTGGCCTCACGCCTCTCCTGGGGCGTCACCTTCCACCTCTCCGGGCTGGATGACGCCCAGCGCCTCGAGGCGCTCAAGCTGCGCGCCAAGGACCACGGCCTCGCGCTGCCCGATGAAGTCGCCCGCTACATCCTGCATCGCGGGCCGCGCAGCCTGCCGGGCCTGTTCGCCGCGATGATCGAGCTCGACAACGCCTC
- a CDS encoding autotransporter outer membrane beta-barrel domain-containing protein — protein sequence MPSRSHRAVFPPTSASGLVRRFTLSSLALAISTTLLATPAQAYSDIYLFGDSLSDSGQFPDTTLGGLNSLRFTNRSGPDYENSPYGSVSTQLLATELGLAAEPSTSVIYQLAGFSDGTNYAVGGYTTAQILASVTDEDGSEVVIPAGSPGGGTVLRVEDGYLVSTGGSADPDALYYVNGGGNDFLQGVITSPATAVASAGNLAAAVEALAAAGATTIMVSNLPDVGSTPAGQSAGAAQAAGTSALVGVFNDALGERLAALDGQVNIIRLDTVGILEEVLASPAEFGFASDVPLTQVCFSDSCNVTPYGLGGAAEDPDSLLFNDGVHPTTAGQEILADYAYAMLAAPSVLGLAPQLGTGALNASQRSLADELRPGAQHPQAGGETGVRVFAIGSATGGTGDGESSTGQQGVDSEQRGAGVGVMLPLDNALGRAWGGVAVSQRHADFDVDDGSELELEGQVFSLFARQQLGRVGMQAVASYGDFEYDLDRHVALGQSSRTLSGETDGDGFSAEARLDYRLTAADSLWYNAPFVAYRHTESDLDGYTESGSAANALSVSDQTLRDRRVELGFMVDRAVADGFGLYGELAYGKRLDDDAESAEVRLASLPTNAYSAEDLDRGSDNYLRVDGGWRMQLGRNAMLHLGAGFETWDEVTARGEVGVSYTF from the coding sequence ATGCCATCGCGTTCACATCGCGCTGTATTCCCTCCGACCAGCGCCAGCGGTCTGGTCCGACGTTTCACTCTGAGCAGTCTCGCGCTCGCCATCAGCACCACGCTGCTGGCGACTCCCGCGCAGGCCTATTCCGACATCTATCTCTTCGGCGACAGCCTGAGCGATTCCGGGCAGTTCCCCGATACCACCCTGGGCGGCCTCAACAGCCTGCGATTCACCAACCGCAGCGGGCCGGATTACGAGAACTCGCCCTATGGCAGCGTCTCGACCCAGTTGCTGGCCACGGAGCTTGGGCTTGCCGCTGAGCCTTCCACCTCGGTGATCTATCAATTGGCCGGCTTCAGTGACGGCACCAACTACGCCGTGGGCGGCTATACCACGGCGCAGATTCTGGCCTCGGTGACAGATGAAGATGGCTCCGAGGTGGTCATCCCCGCGGGCAGCCCGGGCGGTGGTACGGTGCTCAGGGTCGAGGATGGCTATCTGGTCAGCACCGGCGGCAGTGCCGACCCGGACGCGCTCTATTACGTCAATGGCGGTGGCAATGACTTCCTGCAGGGCGTGATCACCTCACCGGCCACGGCGGTCGCCTCCGCCGGCAATCTGGCCGCGGCGGTGGAGGCACTGGCGGCGGCGGGGGCGACTACCATCATGGTCTCCAACCTGCCGGATGTCGGCAGCACGCCGGCCGGTCAGTCGGCGGGTGCCGCGCAGGCGGCGGGGACCTCCGCGCTGGTGGGCGTCTTCAATGACGCGCTGGGTGAGCGCTTGGCGGCGCTGGATGGTCAGGTCAACATCATCCGGCTCGACACCGTCGGCATTCTCGAGGAGGTACTGGCATCGCCGGCCGAGTTCGGCTTTGCCAGCGACGTGCCGCTGACCCAGGTGTGCTTCTCGGACAGCTGCAACGTCACGCCCTATGGGCTGGGCGGAGCTGCAGAAGACCCGGACTCCCTGCTGTTCAATGACGGGGTGCACCCGACCACCGCCGGCCAGGAGATTCTCGCCGACTACGCCTATGCGATGCTCGCCGCGCCCTCGGTACTGGGGTTGGCGCCGCAGCTGGGCACGGGGGCGCTCAATGCCAGTCAGCGCAGCCTCGCCGATGAATTGCGCCCCGGGGCGCAGCATCCGCAGGCGGGAGGGGAGACGGGCGTGCGTGTGTTCGCCATCGGCTCGGCCACTGGCGGCACCGGCGATGGCGAGAGCTCCACCGGCCAGCAAGGCGTTGACAGCGAACAGCGCGGCGCGGGTGTCGGCGTGATGCTGCCGCTGGACAACGCGCTCGGCCGCGCCTGGGGCGGGGTGGCGGTCAGTCAGCGCCATGCGGACTTCGATGTCGACGACGGCAGTGAGCTTGAATTGGAAGGTCAGGTATTCAGTCTGTTCGCCCGTCAGCAGCTGGGCAGAGTTGGCATGCAGGCAGTGGCCAGCTACGGTGACTTCGAGTACGACCTCGACCGCCATGTCGCGCTGGGCCAGTCATCGCGCACCCTGTCCGGTGAGACGGATGGCGATGGCTTCAGCGCCGAGGCGCGTCTCGATTATCGCCTCACCGCCGCCGATTCGCTGTGGTACAACGCGCCCTTCGTGGCCTATCGCCACACCGAGTCCGACCTCGATGGCTACACCGAATCCGGCTCCGCCGCCAATGCCCTGAGCGTCTCGGATCAGACGCTGCGCGATCGGCGTGTCGAGCTGGGCTTCATGGTCGATCGCGCCGTCGCGGATGGCTTCGGCCTCTACGGGGAGCTGGCCTACGGCAAGCGTCTCGATGACGACGCCGAGAGCGCCGAGGTGCGTCTGGCGAGCCTGCCGACCAACGCCTACAGCGCCGAGGATCTCGATCGCGGCAGTGACAACTACCTGCGTGTCGATGGCGGCTGGCGCATGCAACTGGGCCGCAATGCCATGCTGCATCTGGGGGCAGGGTTCGAGACATGGGATGAGGTGACGGCGCGCGGCGAGGTGGGCGTGAGTTATACCTTCTAG
- the purN gene encoding phosphoribosylglycinamide formyltransferase has product MIEPTTNASNGDTLGGFGNGFEADDTPVRPRVVVLISGSGSNLQALLEAQEHDELGGDVVAVISNKADAYGLVRAREAGVDAVVLPHDEYENREHYDGALIKVIERHEPDLIVLAGFMRILSPIFVQRFFGRLMNIHPSLLPAWPGLDTHRKVLEAGEKEHGASVHFVTEELDGGPVAIQAVANVLEGDDEASLKERVHTREHLIYPIAVRWFLEGRLKLDGEVAKLDGHDLPVGGLRLSHADVEEELSDELPEGEED; this is encoded by the coding sequence ATGATCGAACCGACTACCAACGCCTCCAACGGTGACACTCTCGGCGGCTTCGGCAACGGTTTCGAGGCGGATGACACGCCGGTACGCCCACGCGTCGTGGTACTGATCTCCGGCAGCGGCAGCAACCTGCAGGCGCTGCTGGAGGCTCAGGAGCACGATGAGCTGGGCGGCGACGTGGTCGCGGTGATTTCCAACAAGGCCGATGCCTACGGCCTGGTGCGTGCGCGCGAAGCGGGCGTGGATGCCGTGGTGCTGCCGCATGACGAGTACGAGAATCGCGAGCACTACGATGGCGCCCTGATCAAGGTGATCGAACGCCACGAGCCGGACCTCATCGTGCTGGCCGGCTTCATGCGCATCCTGTCGCCGATCTTCGTGCAGCGCTTCTTCGGCCGACTGATGAACATCCATCCGTCACTGCTGCCGGCCTGGCCGGGCCTTGATACCCATCGCAAGGTTCTGGAAGCTGGCGAGAAGGAACACGGCGCCAGCGTGCACTTCGTCACCGAAGAGCTCGACGGTGGCCCGGTGGCGATCCAGGCCGTCGCCAACGTGCTGGAAGGTGATGACGAAGCCAGCCTCAAGGAACGCGTGCACACGCGTGAGCATCTGATCTACCCGATCGCGGTGCGCTGGTTCCTCGAAGGCCGCCTGAAGCTCGACGGCGAAGTGGCCAAGCTCGACGGCCATGACCTGCCGGTGGGCGGTCTGCGCCTCTCCCACGCCGATGTGGAAGAAGAGCTCAGCGATGAGCTGCCGGAAGGCGAAGAAGACTGA
- the purM gene encoding phosphoribosylformylglycinamidine cyclo-ligase codes for MTQRPQDSSPSKTSLSYKDAGVDIDAGNALVERIKGVAKRTHRPEVMGGLGGFGALCELPQGYRQPVLVTGTDGVGTKLRLAMDLNRHDTIGIDLVAMCVNDLVVAGAEPLQFLDYYATGKLDVDIAADVVTGIGEGCLQSGCALVGGETAEMPGMYEGSDYDLAGFCVGVVEKSEILDGKKVGEGDVILGLASSGPHSNGYSLIRKILEVADASLLEQQIDGQPLADALMAPTRIYVKPLLSLLKESDVSVHAMSHITGGGLLENIPRVLPHDCTAEIDVASWKRPAVFDWLQQQGNVEEHEMHRVLNCGVGMVVVVAAADADAARAHLEAQGETVFTLGAIRARKGEEEQVQLENLSA; via the coding sequence ATGACGCAACGCCCCCAGGACTCCTCGCCCAGCAAGACTTCCTTGAGCTACAAGGATGCAGGTGTCGATATCGATGCAGGCAACGCCCTCGTGGAACGCATCAAGGGTGTCGCCAAGCGCACTCACCGCCCGGAAGTGATGGGTGGTCTGGGTGGCTTCGGCGCCCTGTGCGAACTGCCGCAAGGCTATCGCCAGCCCGTGCTGGTCACCGGTACCGATGGCGTGGGCACCAAGCTGCGCCTGGCCATGGACCTCAACCGTCACGACACCATCGGCATCGATCTGGTCGCCATGTGCGTCAATGATCTGGTGGTCGCCGGCGCCGAGCCGCTGCAGTTCCTCGACTACTATGCCACCGGCAAGCTGGACGTCGACATCGCCGCTGACGTCGTCACCGGGATCGGCGAAGGCTGCCTGCAGTCCGGCTGTGCACTGGTCGGCGGCGAGACGGCCGAGATGCCGGGCATGTACGAAGGCAGTGACTACGATCTGGCCGGCTTCTGCGTCGGTGTGGTCGAGAAGTCCGAAATCCTCGACGGCAAGAAGGTCGGCGAAGGCGACGTGATTCTGGGTCTGGCTTCCTCCGGCCCGCACTCCAACGGCTACTCGCTGATCCGCAAGATTCTCGAAGTCGCCGATGCCTCGCTGCTGGAGCAGCAGATCGACGGCCAGCCGCTGGCTGACGCCCTGATGGCGCCGACACGCATCTACGTCAAGCCGCTGCTGTCCCTGCTCAAGGAAAGCGATGTCAGCGTGCATGCCATGTCCCACATCACCGGTGGTGGCCTGCTCGAGAACATCCCGCGCGTGCTGCCGCATGATTGCACCGCCGAGATCGACGTCGCCAGCTGGAAGCGTCCGGCCGTGTTCGACTGGCTGCAGCAGCAGGGCAATGTCGAGGAGCACGAGATGCACCGCGTGCTCAACTGTGGCGTCGGCATGGTCGTCGTCGTGGCCGCGGCGGATGCCGATGCCGCGCGCGCTCACCTGGAAGCCCAGGGCGAGACGGTCTTCACCCTCGGCGCCATCCGTGCACGCAAGGGCGAAGAAGAACAGGTCCAGCTTGAGAATCTGTCCGCATGA
- a CDS encoding AI-2E family transporter has translation MQRKWWLLAAGVALLGLLVLLEPILMPFFIGMILAYLGDPLADWLEEKGLSRRLAVSLVFSVLSVVLLIALLILVPLLGRQLAQLISFMPMVFNWIRETILPEVQAFTGMDFSADFDQVRSLLLGNWKETGTFAAAFLGTVSKSGLAMAIWLGNLALIPVVTFYLLLDWDRMKEKLQGLLPRHMEPTATRLAHDCDEVLGAFLRGQLLVMLSLGIVYAIGLAIIGLKFALLIGLVAGLASIVPYLGVIVGVLIAATVAFFQFGEWWALLAVGGVFALGQLLEGVVLQPLLLGDKIGLHPVAVIFAVMAGGQLFGFTGILLALPVAAVIMVLLRYLHDRYKNSTLYDQQRDSRPVAASEPPASSAAEDTQ, from the coding sequence ATGCAGCGTAAATGGTGGTTGCTGGCCGCAGGCGTGGCCCTGCTCGGGTTGCTGGTTCTGCTGGAGCCGATTCTGATGCCGTTCTTCATCGGCATGATTCTCGCCTATCTGGGCGACCCGCTGGCCGACTGGCTGGAAGAGAAGGGCCTGTCGCGCCGACTGGCCGTCAGCCTGGTGTTCAGCGTGCTCTCGGTGGTGCTGCTGATCGCGCTGCTCATTCTGGTGCCGCTGCTCGGGCGTCAGCTGGCGCAGTTGATCAGCTTCATGCCGATGGTCTTCAACTGGATACGCGAGACGATCCTGCCGGAAGTGCAGGCCTTCACCGGCATGGATTTCAGCGCCGATTTCGATCAGGTGCGCTCGCTGCTGCTGGGCAACTGGAAGGAAACCGGTACCTTCGCCGCCGCCTTCCTGGGCACCGTCTCCAAATCCGGGCTCGCCATGGCCATCTGGCTGGGCAACCTGGCGCTGATTCCCGTCGTCACCTTCTATCTGCTGCTCGACTGGGACCGCATGAAGGAGAAGCTGCAGGGGCTCCTGCCGCGCCACATGGAGCCGACCGCCACGCGGCTGGCCCATGACTGCGACGAGGTACTGGGGGCCTTCCTGCGCGGGCAGCTGCTGGTGATGCTGAGTCTGGGCATCGTCTATGCCATCGGCCTTGCCATCATCGGCCTCAAGTTCGCGCTGCTCATCGGGCTGGTGGCGGGGCTTGCGAGTATCGTGCCGTATCTGGGGGTCATCGTCGGGGTGTTGATCGCGGCGACGGTGGCCTTCTTCCAGTTCGGCGAGTGGTGGGCGCTGCTGGCGGTGGGCGGTGTCTTCGCGCTGGGACAGCTGCTGGAAGGCGTGGTGTTGCAACCCCTGCTGCTGGGCGACAAGATTGGCCTGCACCCCGTGGCGGTCATCTTTGCCGTCATGGCCGGCGGGCAGCTGTTCGGGTTCACGGGCATTCTGCTGGCGCTGCCGGTAGCCGCCGTGATCATGGTGCTCTTGCGTTATCTGCATGATCGCTATAAAAACAGTACTTTATATGATCAACAGCGTGATTCTCGCCCCGTGGCCGCCAGTGAGCCACCCGCGTCTTCGGCGGCAGAGGATACCCAGTGA